A portion of the Acidisoma sp. PAMC 29798 genome contains these proteins:
- a CDS encoding branched-chain amino acid ABC transporter ATP-binding protein/permease, whose amino-acid sequence MAASLRAPPAVFAVLALIAAAALPLVTDNYEIDVALTILTYAILALGLNIVVGYAGLLDLGYAAFFAIGAYTTALMETLLHLNFWETIPFSMLFAGISGIIIGYPTLRLRSDYLAIVTLGFGEIVRIIATNLDITGGPNGIYGIDPADVLGHDITAPKAVYELGIAFFIVVLIFVIRLGRSRLGRAWTSLREDESAAEAVGVPTLRVKMLAYVMGAVIGGLGGSLFAARFGAIDPTSFTYAQSVTILIIVVLGGRGSLPGVILGAMIVAGLPEALRFLHLWREFVFAIALIILMLVRPQGLWPARLRHIASPSADAAHAVPAADPSAQVAEATLGEPTTLLEVKSISRVFGGLRAVSDVSFTVRKGEILSIIGPNGAGKTTVFNCLTGVLPPSSGAILWAGKSLVGLAPHRVVALGLARTFQGIRLFDDMTVFENALVGMDHRFRVPLFSEMLAFPGAHREEGLHYAACRNWLDFVGLGAQVGLRAGDLPYGDQRRLEIARALAGQPRLLLLDEPAAGMNPTEKQSLMGLIRRIRDLGTTVLLIEHDMLLVMGVSDRVIVMDRGQIIAEGAPAAVQSNPRVIEAYLGTEEDEEEALVGSLA is encoded by the coding sequence GTGGCGGCCTCCCTCCGCGCGCCGCCCGCCGTCTTCGCCGTGCTGGCACTGATCGCTGCCGCCGCGCTGCCGCTGGTGACCGACAATTACGAAATTGACGTCGCGCTCACGATCCTGACCTATGCGATCCTCGCCCTCGGCCTCAATATCGTCGTCGGCTACGCGGGACTTCTCGATCTCGGTTACGCCGCCTTCTTCGCCATCGGCGCCTATACGACGGCGCTGATGGAAACGCTGCTGCATCTGAACTTTTGGGAAACGATTCCCTTCAGCATGCTCTTCGCCGGCATCTCCGGCATCATCATCGGCTATCCCACGCTTCGGCTGCGCAGCGACTACCTCGCCATCGTCACGCTGGGCTTTGGGGAGATCGTGCGTATCATCGCGACCAACCTCGACATCACCGGCGGCCCCAATGGCATCTATGGCATCGATCCGGCCGATGTTCTGGGCCATGACATCACCGCCCCGAAGGCTGTCTACGAACTCGGCATCGCCTTCTTTATTGTCGTTCTGATCTTCGTCATTCGCCTCGGCCGCTCCCGGCTCGGCCGCGCCTGGACCAGCCTGCGGGAGGATGAGTCGGCCGCCGAAGCGGTCGGCGTGCCCACGCTCCGGGTCAAGATGCTCGCCTATGTCATGGGCGCGGTGATCGGCGGCCTCGGCGGCAGTCTGTTCGCGGCGCGGTTCGGCGCCATCGATCCCACCTCCTTCACCTATGCCCAGTCGGTCACCATCCTGATCATCGTCGTGCTCGGCGGCCGTGGCAGCCTGCCCGGCGTCATTCTCGGCGCCATGATCGTCGCGGGCCTGCCCGAGGCGCTGCGTTTCCTTCATCTGTGGCGCGAATTCGTGTTTGCCATAGCCCTGATCATCCTCATGCTGGTGCGACCGCAGGGGCTTTGGCCCGCGCGCCTGCGCCATATCGCCTCGCCCTCGGCTGATGCCGCCCATGCGGTGCCTGCGGCGGATCCTTCGGCCCAGGTGGCAGAAGCGACGCTCGGCGAACCGACGACCTTGCTGGAGGTCAAGTCCATCAGCCGCGTCTTCGGCGGGCTGCGCGCCGTCAGCGATGTCAGCTTCACCGTCCGCAAGGGCGAGATCCTCAGCATCATCGGCCCCAATGGCGCCGGCAAGACCACGGTCTTCAACTGCCTCACTGGCGTGCTGCCGCCAAGTTCGGGCGCCATCCTCTGGGCCGGCAAATCGCTGGTGGGCCTCGCGCCGCATCGCGTCGTCGCCCTCGGCCTGGCGCGCACCTTTCAGGGCATTCGGCTGTTCGACGATATGACGGTGTTCGAGAATGCACTGGTCGGCATGGACCACCGCTTCCGCGTGCCGCTTTTCTCCGAAATGCTCGCCTTCCCTGGCGCTCATCGGGAAGAGGGGCTGCATTACGCCGCCTGCCGCAACTGGCTCGACTTCGTGGGCCTCGGCGCGCAGGTCGGCCTCCGCGCCGGGGACCTGCCTTATGGCGACCAGCGGCGGCTGGAAATCGCCCGCGCCCTGGCCGGGCAGCCGCGCCTGCTGCTGCTGGATGAGCCAGCGGCCGGCATGAACCCGACCGAAAAGCAGTCCCTGATGGGCCTGATCCGCCGTATCCGCGACCTCGGTACCACCGTGCTGCTGATCGAGCATGACATGCTCCTGGTCATGGGCGTGTCCGACCGCGTCATCGTCATGGATCGCGGCCAGATCATCGCCGAGGGCGCGCCCGCCGCCGTGCAGTCCAATCCCCGCGTCATCGAGGCCTATCTCGGCACCGAGGAAGACGAGGAAGAGGCGCTCGTGGGCAGCCTGGCATGA
- a CDS encoding ABC transporter ATP-binding protein: MSLLTVEGLRVGYGKVEVLHGIDLTVAPGEIVALLGSNGAGKTTTLRALSGLEPIRGGHVTLAGESLVGVAAHRITARGLAHVPERRRLFSPLSVEENLRLGGYLIRDQPAEISRRMEAMYALFPRVAERRSQLAGTLSGGEQQMVAIARALMLQPRLLVLDEPSMGLAPLIVRLIFNIIRRLRDEGMAVLLVEQNARQTLRIADRAYVLESGAILVHGPAAELARDPRVQAAYLGGAAA, from the coding sequence ATGAGCCTCCTCACCGTCGAAGGCTTGCGCGTCGGCTATGGCAAGGTTGAGGTGCTGCACGGCATCGACCTCACCGTCGCGCCAGGGGAGATTGTCGCTTTGCTCGGCAGCAACGGCGCCGGCAAAACCACCACGCTGCGCGCGCTTTCCGGCCTGGAACCGATTCGCGGCGGCCATGTGACGCTGGCGGGCGAAAGCCTGGTCGGCGTCGCCGCCCATCGCATCACGGCGCGCGGCCTCGCCCACGTGCCCGAACGGCGGCGCCTGTTTAGCCCACTGTCTGTCGAGGAGAATCTGCGCCTCGGCGGCTATCTGATCCGCGACCAGCCGGCCGAGATCAGCCGCCGGATGGAGGCGATGTATGCGCTGTTTCCGCGTGTCGCCGAGCGTCGGTCGCAGCTTGCGGGCACGCTGTCGGGCGGGGAGCAGCAGATGGTCGCCATCGCCCGCGCCCTGATGCTGCAGCCGCGCCTGCTGGTGCTGGACGAGCCGTCAATGGGTCTCGCGCCGCTGATCGTGCGCCTGATCTTTAACATCATCCGCCGGCTGCGGGACGAAGGAATGGCGGTGCTGCTGGTCGAGCAGAATGCCCGCCAGACGCTGCGCATCGCGGATCGCGCTTATGTGCTGGAAAGCGGCGCCATCCTCGTCCATGGCCCGGCGGCAGAACTGGCGCGCGACCCGCGCGTTCAGGCGGCCTATCTCGGCGGCGCCGCCGCCTGA
- a CDS encoding fatty acid desaturase: MSGLELPSLELPGLEPSEPEPAPAVARKPKSGTGGWAKKLGPYRQPRTFSGLRELAVTAIPFVAGWAVMCLAIHFHYFWLYGLLLLPMAGLLVRLFMIQHDCGHDSFFPNRVSNRWVGRVISVLTLTPYDYWRASHAIHHANAGNLDHRGIGDVSTLTVAEYLAQSRWGRLRYRMYRHPAVMFGVGPFYLFVLQSRLPFGFMRKGWKPWFSTMATNLAITVSAGLMIWAVGFWPFLLIHAPVVLGAAAIGVWLFYVQHQFEDTLWTGDDTWNVQDAALQGSSHYDLPLVLRWFTANIGVHHVHHLSSKIPSYRLQEVLRDHPDLRGQSRLTLLQSLRCVSLVLWDEKRRRLISFRELRRATAAA; encoded by the coding sequence ATGTCTGGCCTCGAATTGCCCAGCCTCGAATTGCCTGGCCTTGAACCGTCTGAACCAGAGCCGGCGCCCGCCGTCGCGCGCAAGCCAAAATCCGGAACGGGCGGCTGGGCGAAGAAACTGGGCCCCTATCGCCAGCCGCGCACCTTCAGCGGCCTGCGGGAATTGGCGGTCACCGCCATTCCCTTCGTGGCCGGTTGGGCCGTGATGTGCCTGGCGATCCATTTTCACTATTTCTGGCTCTACGGCCTGCTTCTGCTGCCCATGGCCGGTCTGCTCGTCCGGCTGTTCATGATCCAGCATGATTGCGGCCACGATTCGTTTTTCCCCAACCGCGTCAGCAACCGCTGGGTCGGGCGCGTCATCAGCGTCCTGACGCTGACGCCCTATGATTACTGGCGCGCGAGCCACGCCATTCACCATGCCAATGCGGGCAATCTCGATCATCGCGGCATCGGGGACGTCAGCACCCTGACCGTCGCCGAATATCTTGCCCAGTCCCGCTGGGGGCGTCTGCGCTACCGCATGTACCGCCATCCGGCGGTGATGTTCGGCGTCGGGCCTTTCTATCTCTTCGTTCTGCAAAGCCGTCTGCCCTTCGGGTTCATGCGCAAGGGCTGGAAGCCTTGGTTCAGCACCATGGCGACGAACCTTGCCATCACCGTCTCCGCTGGTTTGATGATCTGGGCGGTCGGCTTCTGGCCCTTCCTGCTGATCCATGCGCCGGTCGTGCTCGGGGCCGCCGCGATCGGCGTCTGGCTGTTCTATGTCCAGCACCAGTTCGAAGACACGCTTTGGACCGGGGACGACACCTGGAACGTGCAGGATGCGGCGCTCCAGGGTAGCTCGCATTACGATCTGCCGCTCGTGCTGCGGTGGTTCACCGCCAATATCGGCGTGCATCACGTCCATCACCTCTCCAGCAAGATCCCCTCCTACCGCTTGCAGGAAGTGCTGCGCGACCATCCCGATTTGCGTGGGCAAAGCCGGTTGACCCTCCTCCAAAGCCTGAGATGCGTCAGCCTGGTGCTATGGGACGAAAAGCGCCGCCGCCTGATCTCATTCCGCGAACTGCGCCGGGCGACCGCCGCCGCCTGA
- a CDS encoding bifunctional diguanylate cyclase/phosphodiesterase gives MRVSAGRLWSGLSLASKRLVGAGFALLLTMVGAVTLTMWDLRVVALTDARDNVSRLGIAIAEQTARSVQAVDLILQDLQQRIQRQGIATPAQFSAQLQNAALEEALHRSEQALPQANAFTIIGADGRLVNFSRRWPIPATDLSDRDYYAYFRAHDDPNPFVSQPVRSRGDGNWTVYVVRRVDGPGGIFLGLVLCAIDLNYFQKFYAALASGADTAVTLLKRDGTGLASFPIAARIGAKLPHTSWYHLVAQNTSGILNVPGFFNPGMRLISVHPLTDYPLVVDVSVLQEKVLSHWRRATTLVALGTFSAVLGIGVMLRALLLQLQRLESSESSLAEQNLSLITARRRMEEQARALQDSQTHLAKTSSALKTTLETMSQGIVMVDADRNVVVSNTQAIQLLGLPGEMMSAGYPFDDIIAYQKAQGEFLESPWRGEALEIDLSERLTYQRQRPDGRILEVQSVPLPDGGMVRTYTDITERQASQERISYIAHHDQLTKLVNRVVFQERLEDAIDLADRTGRGLAVLYLDLDRFKLVNDSRGHSVGDQLLAQVADRLRAAVRGIDTVARMGGDEFAIIQPMADHADASLRFADRLLQTISQPFDIEGGQCRVGVSIGLALYPSHAKNADTLLRHADVALYRAKAEGRGIACLFDQDMDARQQALFELEQELRLALDRAQFEIEYQPIRDVATLRLGGFEALLRWRHPSRGTIPPGEFIALAEHSGVITSIGLWVLETACAEAATWPPHLRIAINLSPAQFSHGSLTDELTDILRRTGLLPSRLVLEVTEGLLLDDSSTVLGIMSGLRALGVRFSLDDFGTGYAGLAYLQRFPFQVIKIDKVFVQDMVEKPEVLAIVTALLELSAALSLTVIAEGVETEAQLAALVRLRCPYVQGFLTGRPAPAEQARRVIDADRTAIDQIAH, from the coding sequence ATGAGAGTTTCGGCAGGGCGACTCTGGTCTGGTCTTTCCCTGGCGAGCAAGCGCCTCGTTGGGGCGGGCTTTGCCCTCTTGTTGACGATGGTGGGCGCCGTGACACTCACGATGTGGGATCTCCGCGTCGTGGCATTGACGGATGCGCGCGACAACGTCTCCAGGCTGGGGATCGCGATCGCCGAGCAGACGGCGCGATCCGTCCAAGCGGTCGACCTGATTTTGCAGGACCTGCAACAGCGCATCCAGCGTCAGGGGATCGCGACGCCCGCGCAGTTTTCCGCGCAACTGCAGAATGCGGCCTTAGAGGAAGCGCTCCATCGGTCGGAACAGGCTTTGCCTCAGGCCAATGCCTTCACCATCATCGGCGCTGACGGCCGTTTGGTGAATTTCTCCCGCCGTTGGCCGATCCCCGCCACCGATCTTTCGGATCGGGATTACTACGCATACTTCCGCGCCCATGATGATCCCAATCCATTCGTGAGCCAGCCGGTTCGCAGTCGCGGCGATGGCAATTGGACCGTCTATGTGGTGCGGCGTGTCGATGGACCCGGCGGCATTTTCCTGGGCCTGGTGCTATGCGCAATAGATCTGAACTATTTCCAAAAATTTTACGCGGCGCTGGCCAGCGGAGCCGATACCGCGGTCACCCTCCTGAAGCGGGACGGCACGGGGCTCGCCAGCTTTCCGATCGCGGCGCGAATCGGCGCCAAGCTGCCTCATACGTCATGGTATCATCTGGTGGCCCAGAACACGTCCGGGATTTTGAACGTGCCCGGGTTCTTCAACCCCGGAATGCGCCTCATTTCGGTCCATCCATTGACCGATTACCCGCTGGTTGTGGATGTCAGCGTGTTACAGGAAAAGGTGTTGTCGCATTGGCGGCGCGCTACGACGCTGGTGGCGCTTGGTACCTTCAGCGCCGTCCTCGGTATCGGCGTCATGCTGCGTGCGCTTCTTCTGCAATTGCAGAGGCTAGAGAGTTCGGAATCTTCCCTCGCCGAACAAAATCTTTCCCTCATCACAGCCCGACGGAGGATGGAGGAGCAGGCCCGCGCCCTTCAGGACAGTCAGACGCATCTCGCCAAGACATCGTCGGCGCTGAAGACGACGCTTGAGACGATGAGCCAGGGCATCGTCATGGTCGATGCCGATCGCAATGTCGTTGTCAGCAATACACAAGCCATCCAACTGCTCGGCCTGCCGGGGGAGATGATGTCGGCCGGCTATCCTTTCGATGATATCATCGCCTATCAAAAAGCGCAGGGAGAGTTCCTCGAAAGCCCCTGGCGCGGCGAGGCCTTGGAAATCGACCTCAGCGAGCGACTGACGTACCAAAGACAGCGCCCGGATGGCCGTATTCTGGAAGTGCAGAGTGTGCCTTTGCCAGACGGTGGCATGGTGCGGACCTATACAGACATCACCGAGCGACAGGCGTCGCAGGAGCGCATCAGCTATATCGCTCATCATGATCAACTCACGAAGTTGGTGAATCGCGTTGTGTTTCAGGAACGTCTGGAGGATGCCATCGATCTCGCGGACCGGACCGGCCGTGGCCTCGCAGTTCTGTATCTCGACCTGGATCGCTTCAAGCTTGTGAACGACAGTCGTGGTCATAGCGTCGGTGATCAACTTTTGGCCCAGGTGGCGGATCGGCTGCGTGCGGCTGTGCGTGGCATCGATACCGTCGCGCGCATGGGCGGAGATGAATTCGCCATCATCCAGCCGATGGCCGATCATGCTGATGCATCCTTGAGGTTTGCCGATCGCCTTTTACAGACGATCAGCCAGCCCTTCGATATCGAGGGTGGACAGTGTCGCGTCGGTGTATCGATCGGCCTCGCGCTTTATCCCTCGCATGCCAAGAACGCCGACACGTTGCTGCGCCATGCGGACGTGGCACTCTACCGCGCGAAGGCGGAGGGACGTGGCATCGCCTGCTTGTTCGATCAGGACATGGATGCCCGCCAGCAGGCCTTGTTCGAACTGGAGCAGGAATTGCGCCTGGCGCTGGATCGCGCCCAATTCGAGATTGAGTATCAACCGATTCGCGATGTCGCGACGCTCCGTCTGGGCGGGTTTGAGGCGCTGTTGCGGTGGCGGCATCCCAGTCGGGGTACCATTCCGCCAGGGGAGTTTATCGCCCTGGCCGAGCATTCGGGCGTCATCACCTCCATCGGCCTTTGGGTGCTGGAAACTGCCTGCGCGGAGGCCGCGACCTGGCCGCCGCATCTGCGCATCGCCATCAACCTGTCACCGGCGCAATTCAGCCATGGATCCTTGACCGACGAATTGACGGACATCCTGCGCCGGACAGGCCTTCTGCCCAGCCGGCTGGTCTTGGAAGTGACCGAGGGACTCTTGCTGGACGATAGCAGCACGGTGCTTGGCATCATGTCCGGCCTGCGCGCGCTCGGTGTGCGTTTCAGCCTCGACGATTTTGGAACGGGGTATGCCGGACTCGCCTATCTTCAGAGATTCCCATTCCAGGTCATCAAGATCGACAAAGTCTTCGTGCAGGACATGGTCGAGAAACCGGAAGTTCTGGCCATTGTGACGGCCCTCCTGGAACTAAGCGCTGCCCTCAGCCTGACTGTGATCGCGGAAGGTGTGGAGACCGAGGCGCAGCTAGCCGCACTCGTTCGGTTACGCTGCCCCTATGTTCAAGGTTTCCTCACGGGGCGCCCGGCTCCGGCGGAGCAAGCCCGTCGTGTCATCGACGCGGACCGCACTGCAATCGATCAGATCGCGCATTAG
- a CDS encoding helix-turn-helix transcriptional regulator gives MRPTDRLFQIIQILRRSSHPKTAAALAGELGVSTRTIYRDIADLIGQRVPIEGEAGFGYLLASDYDMPPLMLTPNEIEAAVLGAQWVASRSDTVLAHAARDLMAKIAAVIPAHLRPFIAEPSVGTRPAIGGPGDTIDTSIFRTAIRDSRKLRLRYRSDTGQDSERIVWPAMLGYAETHCLLIAWCELRHDFRHFRLDRIIEAESLEDSNGLRKGELRRRYRLWRETNAGIS, from the coding sequence ATGCGTCCCACAGACCGCTTATTTCAGATCATTCAAATTCTGCGTCGGTCGTCCCACCCCAAGACGGCGGCGGCCTTGGCCGGGGAACTCGGCGTATCGACGCGCACAATCTATCGCGACATCGCAGATCTGATCGGTCAAAGGGTTCCGATCGAAGGGGAAGCGGGCTTCGGGTATCTGCTCGCTTCGGACTATGACATGCCGCCGCTAATGCTCACGCCGAACGAAATTGAGGCCGCGGTGCTTGGGGCCCAATGGGTCGCGAGCCGTTCCGACACGGTTCTTGCCCATGCGGCCCGCGATCTGATGGCGAAGATCGCCGCCGTCATCCCCGCGCATCTCCGCCCGTTCATCGCCGAGCCCAGCGTGGGCACGAGGCCGGCGATCGGGGGACCAGGGGACACCATCGACACGTCTATCTTCCGAACCGCGATCCGTGACAGTCGGAAACTGCGGCTTCGCTACCGGTCCGACACAGGGCAGGACAGCGAGCGCATCGTGTGGCCGGCAATGCTCGGTTATGCCGAAACGCACTGCCTCCTCATCGCATGGTGCGAGCTGCGGCACGACTTCCGCCACTTCCGCCTTGACCGGATCATCGAGGCTGAAAGTCTGGAAGACAGCAATGGCTTGCGCAAAGGGGAGTTACGTCGCCGCTATCGTCTGTGGCGCGAGACGAATGCCGGTATTTCCTAA
- a CDS encoding VOC family protein: MKFASIRLIAADITAMVSFYEMVTGLSADWLAPVFAEIVTPGATLAIGAVETVALWKEGSAEPGANRTASIEFQVADIEAEYERLKDKVPLVHALKTMPWGNRTFQFRDPEGTAVSLYMPVTEEARARFRSR; the protein is encoded by the coding sequence ATGAAGTTCGCGTCCATACGCCTCATCGCGGCCGACATCACGGCCATGGTCTCATTCTATGAAATGGTGACCGGGCTTTCGGCCGATTGGCTCGCGCCTGTCTTTGCCGAGATCGTCACGCCAGGCGCCACGCTCGCGATCGGCGCCGTTGAAACCGTTGCGCTCTGGAAAGAGGGGAGCGCCGAGCCTGGCGCCAATCGGACAGCCTCTATCGAGTTTCAGGTCGCGGACATCGAGGCAGAGTATGAACGTCTGAAGGATAAGGTCCCGCTCGTGCACGCATTAAAGACGATGCCGTGGGGCAATAGGACGTTCCAATTCCGGGACCCGGAGGGGACGGCGGTATCGCTGTATATGCCCGTCACTGAGGAGGCGAGGGCGCGTTTTAGGTCGCGGTAG
- a CDS encoding phasin family protein: MSDVSKDAAAHMFGDAMKTASDMTTKYFASFKPPALPEMSALMEMQKRNLSALAAANKLVFEGAQAIAQRQVELMRRQVSDVSEAVKTLNSSVDAKDRTAKQAELIKLAYAKSVADLKEVEDLMRKSSAEALELVHRRFVEAMDEVKTVVVKPIGE, encoded by the coding sequence ATGTCAGATGTGTCCAAGGACGCGGCAGCCCATATGTTTGGCGATGCCATGAAAACCGCCAGCGACATGACCACGAAGTATTTCGCGTCCTTCAAGCCGCCGGCGCTGCCGGAAATGTCGGCGTTGATGGAAATGCAGAAGCGCAACCTCTCCGCCCTCGCGGCCGCCAACAAGCTTGTCTTCGAAGGCGCGCAAGCCATCGCGCAGCGTCAGGTCGAGCTGATGCGGCGCCAGGTTTCCGATGTGTCCGAGGCCGTGAAGACGCTGAACAGCTCGGTCGATGCCAAGGACCGCACCGCCAAGCAGGCCGAGCTGATCAAGCTTGCTTATGCGAAGAGCGTGGCCGACCTCAAGGAAGTCGAGGACCTGATGCGCAAGTCGAGCGCCGAGGCGCTGGAACTGGTGCATCGCCGCTTCGTGGAAGCGATGGACGAGGTCAAGACGGTGGTGGTGAAGCCCATCGGCGAGTGA
- a CDS encoding TetR family transcriptional regulator: MNDLEFDAALVTAVLTKAGERGWREVSIVTAARDAGLDLARARIRFPTRLMVLTRFGAIADQAALSAAAGTGPVKDRLFDMVMQRFDVLQAHRAGVLAVLDAAAMDPALGLMLGTLSSRSMGWMLDAAGVSAAGLRGQLRVNGLLAVWLWGIRAWREDESTDLSGTMTAVDTALDRAGQAARWIGDDRPAPIDEELPIDPAI; this comes from the coding sequence ATGAATGATCTCGAATTCGACGCGGCTCTGGTGACCGCCGTTCTGACCAAAGCGGGGGAGCGCGGTTGGCGAGAGGTCAGCATCGTAACCGCCGCACGCGATGCGGGGCTCGATCTCGCCCGCGCCCGGATCCGTTTCCCCACGCGCCTGATGGTCCTGACGCGCTTCGGCGCGATCGCGGATCAGGCGGCACTCAGCGCGGCAGCCGGCACCGGGCCAGTCAAGGATCGGCTGTTCGACATGGTCATGCAGCGCTTCGATGTACTGCAGGCGCATCGCGCCGGCGTGCTCGCGGTGCTGGATGCCGCCGCAATGGATCCAGCCCTCGGCCTGATGCTCGGGACACTGTCATCGCGCAGCATGGGCTGGATGTTGGATGCCGCCGGCGTCTCAGCCGCCGGCCTGCGCGGCCAGCTTCGCGTCAATGGCCTTCTGGCGGTTTGGCTGTGGGGCATCCGCGCCTGGCGTGAGGATGAGAGCACCGACCTCTCTGGCACCATGACCGCCGTCGACACGGCTCTCGATCGTGCTGGGCAGGCCGCGCGCTGGATCGGTGACGATCGCCCCGCGCCGATCGACGAGGAGCTGCCCATCGATCCCGCGATTTGA
- a CDS encoding YbjN domain-containing protein: MSATVIAAEPNVANPLDVIEQIISSNEWAFERRNDAEMAAEAPGQWSDYGLYFNWSQEISAMHFTCAFDMKVPEKRRADFYELLALANTHLWIGHFGMDADDGMPVFRHAVLLRGARGASSESLEDMVDIAITECERFFPAFQFVLWGGKTPAEALTAAMLECAGEA, translated from the coding sequence ATGTCTGCTACCGTTATTGCCGCTGAACCCAATGTCGCGAACCCGCTCGATGTGATCGAGCAGATCATATCATCCAACGAATGGGCCTTCGAACGCCGCAACGATGCGGAAATGGCCGCCGAGGCCCCCGGCCAATGGTCCGATTACGGCCTCTATTTCAATTGGTCGCAGGAAATCTCGGCCATGCACTTCACCTGCGCCTTCGACATGAAGGTGCCCGAGAAGCGCCGCGCTGATTTTTACGAGCTACTGGCCCTCGCCAATACCCACCTGTGGATCGGCCATTTTGGCATGGACGCGGATGACGGCATGCCGGTCTTCCGGCACGCGGTCTTGTTGCGTGGCGCGCGCGGCGCCTCCTCCGAAAGCCTCGAGGATATGGTGGATATCGCCATCACAGAATGCGAGCGCTTCTTTCCGGCGTTCCAGTTCGTCCTTTGGGGTGGCAAAACCCCCGCAGAAGCCTTGACGGCCGCAATGCTGGAATGTGCCGGCGAGGCCTGA
- a CDS encoding accessory factor UbiK family protein, whose amino-acid sequence MKERGRFMDDLAGVAQGAFSAFSGLKDEAEAVFTARVEAVIQKLDLARGEQLAAVQELAANARAGQEAAEATVAALTKRVEALEAKLAPAEPIAMPSPSEPEGLLPP is encoded by the coding sequence ATGAAGGAGCGCGGTCGCTTCATGGACGATCTGGCGGGGGTGGCCCAAGGCGCCTTCTCTGCCTTTTCGGGCCTTAAGGACGAGGCCGAGGCCGTGTTCACCGCCCGGGTCGAGGCGGTGATCCAAAAGCTCGACCTCGCGCGGGGCGAACAGCTCGCGGCGGTGCAGGAGTTGGCGGCCAATGCCCGCGCCGGGCAGGAAGCGGCGGAGGCCACTGTCGCCGCCCTGACCAAGCGCGTCGAGGCACTGGAGGCGAAGCTGGCACCTGCGGAGCCCATCGCGATGCCGTCGCCCAGTGAGCCAGAGGGCTTGCTGCCGCCGTAG
- the lgt gene encoding prolipoprotein diacylglyceryl transferase gives MTNPLIFPDFNPILIKIGPFAIHWYAIAYIAGLVLGWRLMRRVSRWSPAVGTPQLVDDFLSWATLGVVLGGRIGYVLFYQPGNFLQHPMSIIAVWEGGMSFHGGMLGVAFAIIWFCHRNGINILAFADRIAIVAPIGLGFGRIANFINGELWGRPSPPGWPFAMIYPRVDMQPRFPSELYQAFLEGLVLLVVMLLLARSAGLRARPGLLTGCFLIGYGIARIIGECFRQPDAFLGFLWSGLTMGQILSLPMIVAGLAFVIYARRTRPLPVVTA, from the coding sequence ATGACCAACCCACTGATCTTCCCGGACTTCAATCCGATTTTGATCAAAATCGGCCCCTTCGCGATCCATTGGTATGCCATCGCCTATATCGCCGGCCTGGTGCTGGGCTGGCGGCTGATGCGGCGCGTGTCCCGCTGGAGCCCGGCCGTCGGCACGCCGCAGCTCGTCGATGACTTCCTGTCCTGGGCGACGCTCGGCGTCGTGCTCGGTGGTCGAATCGGCTACGTGCTGTTCTACCAGCCGGGCAATTTCCTCCAGCATCCGATGAGCATCATCGCGGTTTGGGAGGGCGGCATGAGCTTCCATGGCGGCATGCTCGGTGTGGCCTTCGCCATCATCTGGTTCTGCCACCGCAACGGAATCAATATCCTGGCCTTCGCCGACCGCATCGCCATCGTGGCGCCGATCGGCCTCGGCTTCGGGCGCATCGCCAATTTCATCAATGGCGAGCTGTGGGGCCGGCCGTCCCCGCCGGGTTGGCCCTTCGCCATGATCTATCCGCGCGTCGATATGCAGCCGCGCTTCCCGAGCGAACTCTATCAGGCCTTCTTGGAAGGGCTCGTCTTGCTGGTGGTCATGCTGCTGCTGGCGCGATCGGCCGGCCTTCGCGCCAGGCCCGGTTTGCTGACGGGCTGCTTCCTGATCGGCTATGGCATCGCCCGGATCATCGGCGAGTGCTTCCGCCAGCCGGACGCCTTTCTCGGCTTCCTCTGGTCCGGCCTGACCATGGGCCAGATTCTGTCCTTGCCGATGATCGTAGCTGGGCTCGCCTTCGTCATCTATGCCCGCCGGACGCGGCCTCTGCCGGTGGTGACGGCTTAG